From Alligator mississippiensis isolate rAllMis1 chromosome 1, rAllMis1, whole genome shotgun sequence:
ACGTCCTTCTTTTATGTTACAGGTAGAAGAGAACCTGGGGATGGTAATGATCTTCACTCTAGTGTCTGCTGTacaagaaaaattaaatgaaatagtAGATCACATAAAAACAAGaatagaagaggaaaagaaacagaaagaaagagaagcagaagaaGCAGAAAAAGTGAGTGTGGTATATTTCATTTATGGTTTCCTGTAATTCGGGGGCATCAAACACACAGACCACCAAACTGTTATCTGGATCCTGAAGAAGCCTAGAATTTGGGGTTGGGACCCCAGATTCCGGGGTAGAGAGCCCTGTCAGGGGTGTGCTTTGGGGAATAGTGGGGTGAGCAATGTTGGCTCATGGAGCTGCAGGGCTTAATTCTGCCAAAGTGGCTCAGGAACTGTGATgataaacactagggctgtgcaaagcttttgCCCCGAttttgatttggcccaattcggtgcctgaatctcctaatcgaattggaggaccctttaatctctccaaatcgatttggaaagatttggcgatttggacatagacacgaccctaaatgttttttctatatacctctaagTGGCAGGTGGCTCACGAAtgttgcgatgctggggcacatggagtgtcccacaggagtgcgggaaGCTCCCCAGcatacttggcagcagacccggaagtagaccagaagcacttcggtccacttctgggcctgctggggAGTGTGTGGTGGGTCTCCCCCGAtatccccctggcttggcaactggtgtctcctgggtcgcggggggggcacctggggtcttcCTGCAGCCTATCGTAAagctgggggagtgcagggcggccccagcgtgctccccggtggacctgaaagtggaccggaagtacttccggtccacttcctggttcacctctgagcacgtggagggcaccctgtccccccccccccccccacacacacacacacacacacactctcatgtgggatgctccatctgccccagcatcacagcgttcacaagccacgctggtacctcagggtatgtagaaaaaacctgTAAAActgtctatgactgaatcactgattctccgaattggcgtcgaatcttcagattcggatttggctgaatcaaatcggggacagtgatccaaatcaatgaattgaatcagtatccctgattcgggctgaatccgaattgaaaagggcccgctttgcacacccctaataaacgcTAACACcactctcccagctgctgggagtgggtccagatccagcttgcaaggAGTCCTGTAGTCCAGACCAgcctgggggaagaggaggagcaaGTAACTTTTGTCACCCATGATATGGACACTTAGGGTTGATTTACTAATGATATTATCCCAGATGTTCGATTCAAAGGCAATATTTAAACTTCCTGAATTAGCTACAAATTGAATTAAACTTTGACTCACTAGAGCATTTACTAACTTAATACCGCACTTTAAAAATTGGTCTGTTCTGAGTTTTATTGGAAGTATGATGGTTTCTGGCAATGCTTAAAAGTACTGGGGCAGATTCTCTGCTTTCTCTACTTAGTTTACTGCCTGAGTAGCACTGATGGAGTTAAAGTTCAATCTAGTTACTGATTGCCAATGTAGGATAACCAATTTTTATGCCACTGTCTTTGTTGCCCATATCttaagcagctggaggagggtaTACTAGAGCGTGCTGCATTGCACTGATAGATGTCTGACAGTGCCTGGGAGGAGTGTGCCAGCTATTGTAAATTGAAGCATTGTTGCTAGTCTCCCCTCCTAATGTGAAGTCTACCAAGGAGAGGGCAGTTGGCTGTGCACCTATTTTTGGGTAGATCAACTTAAAGAGGAAGCTTTCCACACCCTGACATCCAGAATGAGGAAGGCACTATTTATTTAGTCTATTTCTCTTTGCCTCTAGTGTTGCTGTTTCCATTCTCAGGCTATGTTATGGTAGATACCATCACTAGGTCCTTGCTTCTTTCTACTGGGAGCTGTAAGGCTTAGGACTCGATATCCCTTCACTTGCAGTCTTTTTCTACTCATGTTCTTGAGTTTCCCTTGTCCTTAACACAGCAAAGTGTGTTGTATTTCTGAAATCCCACGCATTGTGTGAGCTTTGGTTTTGGGGCTTCTCCATGCATGATGTACTCCAGGAATGCCAGGAAAGCCCCAAAGGTAGCTGTAGCCATGGTTGTGGGTGGGTAGTGTACAGTAGGGTCATGCTCATCAGTGTAAAACTAGTGGCATAAGGAATAATGACTTTCCTCTCCGTCCATAGTAATGGAGGAGAGGCATATGAAGAGAATTTCTCTTAATCTGTGGTGTAGATGTAAATATGTCTTCCTAGAATAAATATTTTCACAGCAAATGTTTGTACACAAAGCATATTGCTTTATATTCACCCTAGCACTCATCTACATGTTTTGTGACATGACTTAAATCACTGGTAAGATGTTCTGCCTACCAATGCTTTACCTTTAGTTTCTTACCTTTATTATATTACAGGTCCAAAGATAATTAAGATTTTTGGAAATCACATCCctttgattactttttttttctatccgAGAGCTATAAAATACATCATCTTTGCTAAAAAATACCTAGTTTTTAAGTTGAAGCCTGGTAGTTATGGCACCCAGTAACTCCAACCatgaaattaatattaatttttttcattattgtATTGCTGAGCTGTATtgacagacttttttttcccctctctctctcaggaatGTTTCCATGGCACTCCTGTTACAATTGAGAATTTCCTAAGCTGGAAAGCAAAATTTGATACAGAGCTcttagaaataaaaaggaaaaaaatgaaagaagaggagcaagcaggaaaaaataaattaagtggTATGACTTTAAGACTTTCTCCTCAGGCTTGCCATCGTACCAGACCTGTATGGAAAAGAACAAAACCATGTGGCCAAGAATGTTTTTTTTATACTAAAGGATTATAGTAGTAAAGTACGGTCTGATTGTAAATGGGTTGTTAATTTTGCAAATAGTGTTAGCTCACTATTCTTATGTCTTAGAATGGAGAATTGAACATTATAGAAAGTAACACAACACTGTGTGTGTTACAGCGGCACCAGTCCTGGGTGCTAACCTGGAATGCAAAAATGGAGCTTCTGCTgccacccaaaacactgaatcttcttgttatgcctctggttaCTGGTGGCTCCTGAACTCAACCAGCAAAAGCTTTGACACGTGAGAAAGCTAGGCACCTAAGCACTGCAAAAGAATTAGTTCTATATGTCAACATGTAGAGggtagatgaacaccttgctggggtcatttgacctcaatactctttcctgccatggcagggtgtcagacttgatAGAGACATAGTTGGTAGAGAGCCCTGTCAGGtgctaccaactatgaaacatgggGACTGCAAAGCCATGTTTTCACATAACACACACACTGGGGAACCACCTTATGTGATGAATGATTGTTTACAACTGCATCTCTTTTGTATAATGAAGGATAAAGCTTTTCAAGCAGATGTTGTCCAAGGGTAAACAAAGGCCTCTGGTTTTGTCTCTGCAGCATAAAGGTTGCCATGTAACTATTAGAGTTTGATCTTGTATGTTTGAATGTTTTTTGCAAAATTAAGCTATTATGTTCACACAAACCACTTGCAGCGATGATACTAATATAGAAGAATGTAGTTTTCTGATTAGTAGGCATGCTAAATGATATTTGAGTAGTTTGTAGCCATTCAATTCTTGGAAGGCAGGTAGTGTAGGTGTAAAAAAATCATGCTTCTTTTCTATAAAAGGTCCTATTTGTCTCAAAATGGGTTTGTTGTAAAGGTGTAATGAATGCATGCTGACTACACCAGATGTGGGCCCAAGTGTTTTAATGGTGTGACCCACTCAGAGAGCAATGATCCTTATGTACATTAGTCATATCAGTGGTCTCCACTATGcctcttttcccttcctgttATCTGTAGAGCATTCTCTGTAGTGTGAGTTGCATGTGTGGGAAGGGGTAAGGCCAGTGAAACAATGCGTCTTCCCCCATAAgccatcttggagtccacttggGCTACATTTAACTCTTTCATAAAGCCATTTTACAGGTCTCCATGTCACCTTCAAGGGAAGAAAGCCCATAGACATGGACAGCACCTGCTTGAAAAGCTTAATCCTTCATTATGCAAAAGAGATGCAGTTGTAACCAAGCATCACATAAGTTGGTTTCCCAATAAGCATGTCCACATGTTGATGTATAGAACTAATTCTTTTGCAGTGCTTAGGTGCTCAGCTATTTCTTGTATCAAAGTGTTTGCTGGTTGAGATCAAGGCCCAGGAaggtttttagggtttttttccctctccctcccctcataAATCATATTGGCTTCTTGTGGAGGTGAtcagtttcccctgcccccaactaaaactggggatttttgactggggcacactgctgctgctggtatttAAACTCGGAGGTTCCTGGCAAGagagccttgatttttttttatttatttttttttttttattattattgaacATCATGTTAACTGGCAAATTAGGTATCAGGAAGGAAATTTTACAGAATAGGAAGGACTGTAAGATTGCTTACCTTCTGCACAGCGAGGCACAGTCCTTTTCCTAGTTCTCTAAGAATTTACTAGCCAAATCATTTCTCTGTTGTTGGAATGGCAGAGCACTGGCAGTGCCCTCATTTCCCTTGTTTTCAGTTATAACAAGTTATAGAGTACTCTTAGTGTTTTAGGTTTTCTGCCCTGTGGTTGTGTGCAAGGCTTTCGCGTGGCTTTTTTGGAAGGGGCTGGGAAATGGGGATGGGAATGTTTCCGTAAATAGTTGCCTAAGAATGCAGAAACTGGAAACAGTGGCccaggaggtctcttccagtcctgtaTTCCAAAAATACCAGAGGCACAAAATTATGGCTTCAGTCATTAGAATTCTGAGTACACGTGCTAATTTCTCCTTTGCATAATTTTAGTGCTGTTCCTCTTCCTATATTTATGCCTTTCAGGAAAACAGCTGTTTGAAATGGATCATAATCTTGACACCTCTGATATTCAGTTTTTGGAAGAAGGTAAATCTTGTTGTTTCTGTTTCCATTCTTAGAGATTCAGTTATAAAAAGATTAAACTGCAAATAATGTTGATAATATAATACTTATGTTGACAGGTGAGCTGTTTGACAAGAGAGTAATTGAATGGTATTCCTTAGGGATCAGTCTTAGGACCTATCAGCTGCATTCAGATGAGTGCGCACACttgtttctccagggacaagtagcagcagcctACCTTGtgcctggggaatgcctgtgccatgcatattttggtgcacagcaagttaccctgggtggggtagtggagtttggggccagcagctggatcACAGTtactggccacagcagccttacctagggtcctgggagcctcgggcagctgcagccatggcactcctgcagcaggaagcctggctagTGGCCAaaatgtggctctggccagccaggctccagttttgggctgcacgcactgccaccacatgcaccaccctgttttgttttgttttggcatgCCAAGGTTGTTGCACaaagaatgcctgcatgtgcggtatgtggtgccatagACAGGTCTGCAACGCCATATACCACATGTCTGTGTTCGTCTGGACACAGCCAtcctgtttaacatttttatcagcTGTCTTGGTAATGGAACTAGGACATGTCCTTATGAAATATGTGGACAATACTAAGGGCCTTGTATTATGTGACTCTTTAGCACATGTTAAGTCTTTGCAGTATTAAAATTAGAACATGTTCTGAGGAGTTGCGTGGTAATGTTTACAATGATCTCTAACACGCACAGCTTGCTGATTGTCAGttccagctgctgcactgcaccagtcttgaactggctccagTGTAGTCCCAGTCCCAGTTCAGACctacagtcagctgattgttggtcccagccacAGGAATCTCTGGAGCTGCTGGCATCTGGCTGATGTCATAGCTGGGTGAGGACCCCAAATTGCTCGTAATATCTCTGTGAAGCAGTTCAACAATAGCTGGAACATGCGTTACTTAATGATATGTAGTAATATAAGTCTGCTACAATATGAGTATGCTTAGCATGTGTTTCACTGCTTGAATGTGCGATTGCTGACATTTTAAGTTCACTTAACGCGTGGTAAGGATAAGACTGGAGACAACTTAGGAAGAGAGGTACCTATGTGTATTAGTTGATTTGTAGGGTGGAGCCGCTGTGAAAGTGCTAGGCTGATTCAGGTAAGGTATACGGAGTAGGTCGTGTTGGTACTAATGCCATATAAGGAATTAGTGATGCCCCATCTAGAATACTGTGTGCTGTTCTGGTTAGCAGTGTTCAAAACAGATTAACTTGAACCAGTTCAAAGAAAAGCTGCTAAGAATGGTATGGGAATAGAGACCTTTTTATGTCAGATTGGCCTAaactggggggggcggggcggggcggggcggggggcttcTCTTCCTTCGTTGTATAGGGTGTGATATTTTTGCTAGAATTTTCTGAATGCATAATAGCCAATTACTTCCTCTGTCATTGCAGTGGCTGTGCCCTTGTCTCTGCTTTTACCTGTGACATACTATGGGGTGTTCGTAATGCTTTTGGGATTGTGCTTTATATGGTTTTGTGTGAGGGTCTGAAGTGGTGATTGGGGTATTGCTTGGATAAATGAGTGCCTGAGAATGCACAGGTTTGGACCTTGTGACCCAGGAGCCCCTTCCAAGTATGCGGTATATGGATCCAGtccaagacccacaggcagcTCCGCAGGCCAcatctttgacacctctgctttaaactaaagcattCACTTTTAACCAGATGATGGCACTTACTCAGGGTGCAAATAATCCTGCTGCTACCAGTGACAAAAATACCAAGTATATTTAAGAAGAACAGGGTTTGGTCCTCACTGAAGATCATTGCTCTCATGTCTAGTCATTATGCAGGTGGTTATAACAGCAGTATATGTGAATAAACAAGAAATTTAGGCTTAATTTCTCTTTATCATATAATGGCCTACAGTAACTTTGGGAAATACATTGTATGGGGAAACCCAAAGCAGTtctgcattatttttaaatgggaatAATGCATTATAAGAGGCTCTTCTGGAGTGTGCACAGGTGAGTTTGGGATTTAAGTGGCCAGAAGATGTCACTATTGTTCCATGAAGAAATGAGCAGTGACATACAACAGGTTTTATCCATTAGTTGCTTTCATTCTTGCATTCACGTAAAACACACAAGTACACTTCTGCCATCTTTAAGACTTTCAGGAATCAGACTATGACATCTGAAAACACTTTTCAGAGATGCATCTACCTATATCCAATTGTTGTTTTCTTCTTAAATGCATCTTTTCTGTGAAAATAAAATTCAAACAATAGTCCTATCTACTCTGCTATATTTATTTGACAAAATTATTTACTTAAATGTAgaacttttaaaatgtgtgtttcaGAGTTCTTCCACGAAGCTGGCTTCCTTAATGCATGGTTTTGTTTTCCATATGCCTTATCAATAATAAGGATGGATGGACTAAAGAAAGTAGTTGATTAAAATAGTTTTATTGCATAGTTCTAAATCTGCAGGATGCAGAACTAGGCAGTGCATTTTCTTTCTGCATCCCAAGAAAGACAAAGTCACAGAGTGAATATGTGTTAAATGATTTTGGCAAAAGTGAGGATGACAGACAGGTAGTCTTAAAACTTTACAATGCATGTTGTCTGATCAGCATTCTACTGAACTGGTACAAGTTAGGCATACTCAAATAATGCCTCTTCAGTGGTTGCAGTCCTGAAGGCAGTATATGGCTTATTTAATTCCCCTGTGTATGTTTTTATAAGACTAGAATCATACTGATcatgcagctccacagcaaaGGTAGTCAGAGTAAAGGGGACTGTGATATTTTCTGTAGTGCAAGGAATGACTGAAAGGTTTCAGGACATGCCCACCACCTTCATCAGCCTCTAAAACTACATATTTTCCTTTACTCTCTGAAgttgaatgaaataaaaaatgtaattttgttcATGCATCCatcaaattaataaaaaataactatttttttttccttcttgcagCTGGAAACAGCGTGGAAGTAGATGAATCCCTGTTCCAGGAAATGGATGACTTGGAGCTGGAGGATGAAGATGATGACCCTGATTACAACCCTGTTGATTTAGAAAGTGACTAGATTGAATTTACTGAACTGGCTGTATCATCGGTGTTTGTGGACACACTTAACGAGGGAGGAGCAGACAGGAAAGCCACAGTATCTGTGGCTATACCAAGCATgtattggttttcttttttttggagggggaagaaaaccaAAATACTTCAGGAGAATGCTCTCCTGATTACTTTCATTAATAAATTGACTTTAACATTTCAGGTGTGAAATCTTGggcatatttttttctgtatgaaGTCTAGAAACCtctattttctcttctctttcccttcccaccctagtaATTGTCCTGTGCACAGGTGAAATGATATACAAGGTGAAAAGATGCAGTCAGAGGCACCACCTGTACTGCAGTACAAAGACATGCTGAGGTAGGGTATTATGCCATCTCTAGGCTAGGGTTTATGTGGATATTTTGGTAACAGAAAAGGTAAAGTTTTAAATACAGTGCTTTTAATTATGTGCACACATAGCTATAGAGAAATTTGATGGTTttaatcatgaagggtgtggacagagTGAATATACAACTGTTAtttaccaagtcccagaatactggAACTAAGGGGCACCCACTGACAAAAACAGGAGGCAGATTTAAAATGTACGAGAGTACTTTTTTTTACACAGTGTGTAGTCAACTTATGGGACCCATTACCACAAGAGGTTGCAAAGGCAGAtagtatagccaggttcaaagagggactagacaaattcgtGGATGATAGATCCAtaaatagctattaaacagaacaggcAGGGTTATGTCCTCTAGCACAGTGATTTCCAAAGGATGTGCTGTAGCATATGAGTGTGCCATGAGAGCAATGGAAGTGTGTGGTGAAATCAccctgtgtgaggaggtaaatgcCCTCCTCCCTTATCTGAGTGGGACTTCCGgaaataccagctgcagctagaagCTAAGGAGCACAAGCTCAAGCATGACCTCTAGAGCTGAAACAAATGtagatggtggaggaggaggcccagcaccagcatgagGAGGTCCAGCGCCAGTGCAAGCATGAAGCCAAAGAGGCAGGGCTCAAGCACGAGCTTGCGCTTGAACTACTTCAAAAGCAGCATGAAACCAGAAGCTGGATTAATTCACCTTAgccagtgccagcagcaccaCCCAAATTGAAAACCCCAACCTTTCCCTGGTTGAAAGATGGGGATGATCCAGAGGTGTTTCTGGGTAATTTTGAAAACCAAACGCATCGCTGGAACTTGGAAGAAGAAGAGTACACGAGATGTATTGCAGGGCAGATAACTGGTACCATATCTGCCATCCTGAACAGCCTACCCTCCAGGTCAGTAAATTACTATAATGCCTTTAAAGAGGCAGTGTTTGAAAGGTGTAGGTTGGGGCCAGATTATTTCTGGAAAAACTTCTGTAATAATGACTCGCTGCCGAGACAATCCTCAAATGAGTTTGCAGCTCAGTTGGAGGATTTATATCTGAAATGGAAGAAGGGAGCCGAAGCTTATACCGTGGAGGAGGTGGTCGTACTCACGATGCTAGAGCAATTCTATTAGAAGTGCCCCAAAGACATTAATCACCTGATCAAAGACGGGAATCCCAAAACTGCCAGGGAGGCTGGTGGCTTTGTTGAGCAGACATTACTAAACCAAGAGGAGCTGAACAGCTGACCTCCCCactttgggaaggaacagaaaggggGGGAAGGGCCAGGCCCAAAATGGGAAAGGGAGCCACCTTCCGCAGAACG
This genomic window contains:
- the RWDD1 gene encoding RWD domain-containing protein 1 isoform X2 produces the protein MVMIFTLVSAVQEKLNEIVDHIKTRIEEEKKQKEREAEEAEKECFHGTPVTIENFLSWKAKFDTELLEIKRKKMKEEEQAGKNKLSGKQLFEMDHNLDTSDIQFLEEAGNSVEVDESLFQEMDDLELEDEDDDPDYNPVDLESD
- the RWDD1 gene encoding RWD domain-containing protein 1 isoform X1, whose translation is MTDYSEEQRNELEALESIYPDSFTVLSENPTCFTITVTSEAGENDETVQTTLKFTYRQNYPDETPLYEIVSQDNLEDNDVTDILKLLEQQVEENLGMVMIFTLVSAVQEKLNEIVDHIKTRIEEEKKQKEREAEEAEKECFHGTPVTIENFLSWKAKFDTELLEIKRKKMKEEEQAGKNKLSGKQLFEMDHNLDTSDIQFLEEAGNSVEVDESLFQEMDDLELEDEDDDPDYNPVDLESD